The genomic stretch TAACCTGGAAGCGAAACTGAAGTATGAGAAGATCTGaaccatggtctttgactcctTGGCCTGCAATGATGGAATCAGCAATAAGGAATAGAACAAAGAAATAGAGATTATGTGACTTTGCAAACCTAACCTTGGCAGTGGACCATTTAGGATCTCAGATGAAAATTTTCAGGTAGGACCATTTCAACCCCTAAGTTAGCTACAAGTTACCAAAAAGTATGGATGATATAACTTGGGTTACATTAGATTTTGCCCTCTACTCTGAAACTCTGCCAGACCTTTACTTCTCAGTTCTTTCTCCCTCACACTAGAAGAAATGGATATAAATAAAGTATAAAACATAATTTCTGATTCAAACTGTACAAAGTCCAACTATACAAAAGGTTTGGCCGAATTGACCAATTGAAACTTTCTTTACAATTTGCTTTCTATAACTTTGTACCTATGATACAACTGATGCTATAAATTACATATACAGTGAATATATTTCTCAATTGCTCCACACTGCCATCCATTATACACCATAAATACAATATTGCACCACTAAGAAGCTCATCCCATCACTTAAGTGAACTCCATGGATTATTGATCTCGACTTGATGCAATTCCTTTCTTGACAATATGCAGCACCAATCTTTTCAGATGTTCTTAAGACAGCAGTATTCAATGTTATGATAGTCACTTCGTTTACAAGTTCAAAATGCCATTCCCCGGTCATATCCTTGCCGTGTCTCAGCAGCATGAATTCCATTTGTATCACAGCCATCATATTCCAAGATCAAATGATGGAGAATTCAGATTCTGACCTTCCTCAATGCATGGATTGAGATCAACCATTTGTCTACCCTCTATTGGAACCTCGGGCTTTAACTGCAGAAGTTTGGAAGCCTGTGCCTCcatttcatcaaaatcaagACCCTCATAAAATTGATCATCATCAAAGGCATCTCCGTTTGTATTATCTCTCAAAGCTTGAACGTCAAGAGATGTAGTGCCAGTGGCTAATGATTGAAACAATCCTTCCTGCCGTAAGCAACTTTTAGGAACAGAACCAACTTGGATAAAACTTAGTTTTCGTTTTCTCCTCTCTatcttgctttcttctctttgcaTGCTGTCCGTTTCACCGTGCACAGTCACTAAGGAATTCTTCTCTAAGCCCATCTGATAAGAAACAGAATTGCTCCCATCTGACAGATTTCCAGAATATAAGCCAGTTTGAGGAGTCTGCAGCGAATATTTGACCTTTTCCGAAGAACAACTTCCAGAATCAGCCACTCTGGCAGATTGCAACAAGTCAGGACTAAAGTTGGTCAAACGGTCTCGCTGGTTCTCTCTTGGAGATTGGGTGAGCAAAGAACGCCTGTTCCTCAGGATTTTTAAGTTCAGTTATCAGATACAGCACAAATCAGAATAAAACAAGCAACAAGCATCAAAGaaattatattaattaaaaagaCATAAGTAGTTCATGGAAAGAGACATTGAAGGAAAATGGTTGATCTGTAGCAGTATTAGACATAGTTGGCATTGGAGGAGGGAATAatcaaggcgacaccaacaaaGCATGTCAAGATGCCACCTAGGCAGCCAAGGCGCCTTTCCAGCAAACGgcacctaggcgacgccttgacagcTAGGCTATCAGGATTACTGCACTACTACAGTTGCATTAAGCCGCATGTATCTTGGGATAATACAAGAACAAGAAATTAGAACTTTCAGAAATATCTGGTAAGTCATAATTTTGGTTAAATTGTAAAATAGATAACTAAAGACAGCCTTCTTGAGAGTATGGCACTATGATCAGTATGCTACAATAGTGGAAGTACCTTACACCTTCTGAAGAGAATGACAATCCTTAGAAACCCAAAGATTAAAAACAAGATAATCAAAACTAGTCCTACTCCATGAAACAGAGCTTACACATTGAGGTACTTCTTTACCAATTGGTAGAAGTTTGAGAGGGAAAATTTTCCATATGGTCTTCATCGACCGGAAGAAAGAATACGGTATAATATAATGGAAATTCTAGGCCTTGGAAGGAAGTCACTACAGGTTGATTGGAAATTGAATTTAACCATGCACATAAAAAGaaatctcaaataaaaaaatacatgaattTGGACTCTAGTCAAACCAGTAAAATATGACTTACAAAAAACATATACCTAAGACATCCATTTAGAAATATTGGCTCAATTATTTATAAAGCAGGTTCTGTGCATGCAATTAGAGTCGGGTGGATGATGTCAGTATGCACTTCTGGAGTAGTCAATTGAAATAGGCCATGTTATGACAGTCACAACTAAGCATTCAATTGTCAGCACTGCATGACAGCTCATTGAAAGACTCTGTGGAGATCTAAAACAAATACTAAAGGATATCTATCAAGATTTCAGTGCTTGCATGTCAAAACAATCAAGAATTAAAGAAATTATATTGTTTACTACTTTTAGTATATACTTAGAATAATATTATCGGTTATAGATATTACATGTTTTAATTAATGGGTGTTATATTATAGGTTATAGATATTACATTTTCTAATTACTGGGTGTTACAACAAAGATCGATAACAGAATGTAAACAGATATGGCAGGCCACATCCCAGCCAGCTTAAAAAACTCCTTCTGCCCTTAAATTTTTGGTTAGGAAGTGACTGGGATTTGATACCATGCCTGCAGGACAACACCCACTGACTTTACAAGGAGACCATGCCAGTACCTTCAAAGTCTATCATTGTCAGCCCATGACCCTTACCAATTACGTTAATGCTTTACttatttaaaattaaagaaTCCCACATAGATAGCAACAAAGACAGCAAATTGCCTTGGTAAAGCCCCTACCATGAAACTCCATGGTCATAGAGCCACTCCAAACCAATCTTGCATATCAACCTTCCCTACCTTCTCTAATCCACGAATCAATGCATTTGACTCAATGATCACTAATGAGACCCTTCACCACAAGTGCAGCTTGGTTAGCACCCGCAATATTCCCCAAACCTTCACAAGCTTCCATCTAAAGTATCACCGCGAACAGACAAATTCTGACCAAAGAGGGGGGCATTTAGGAACTAGGGTCAAGTCGGACTCAAAATATGGCCAAAATGTGTATACTTTATGATGAAGACACTATACTTTATGATGAAGACACTCACCCTAAATTGGTTATGCTCTAGAAATCCATCTTCAAAAAATTGGGTTAAATTAGTGAGCATAGTTATCCATTTGTATTATAACAAATTTCCCATTAATCCTTGACCTTGTGTACCTGTGTTTTGAATGGCTGTTTGTTTTCCAAGATATCAAATTATCCCTGTAAATATGAAATTGATCGATGATTTGTTCACCACTCTTCAAAGAACCCCTAGCAGCATCTGTGCAGGTAACATCTTGAAGAGAATACCCAAGTTCAGGTATCTCATCAGACATTCTAAAATGTAAATCTCTTCAAACTCTTAACACCAAAGAGTTTCTTCATTTCCAACCATTCATGCCCTTGAAGTTTTGGATACAAGTTTACAGTTTAGTCCAATGTCTGAACTACTCAGTCATGCAAAATTCAGATTTCACGGTGatactcaactcaactaagccttccCCCAAATAaatagggttggctacatgaatcctgttTTTCTCTATTGTTGAAGCTAAGGCATCCTTATCTTTATCACTACTTATTCCCAGGTAATCTTTGGCCTGCCCTTTGTTCTTTTAGGTTGTCTAatatttcagagagagagagagagagagagaacataccaaatagaaatcaaaacatATCTACCTGTACCTTTTTCTGCTACTTTCACCAATCATGCACATGATGATCACTTTCTCAGTTTCACAAAAAAACAACACCATTTGAGCTGCTTTTGCCTCCTGGAAATGgtgatttattttttgaatattttctgCAAAGCAATTACATGTTACTTGTAACCCCTAAGTTTCATGTCTAAGGGCTCTGATTATCTGCTCTCTCTTACAAGGTAGGTCATGTTTACTTCAAATTTTAATTGAAACAGATACCAATTCCTTACTAACAATTCATACAAGAGACAATTGACTGCAAAGAAGTGGAAAATTAATAAACCAAGGACAAGATCAATAGCATAATATTACTATATTAGAAGAAagttctcctttcttttctgaCCTGTAAATTGCCATCATATCAACTCCAGCAGCTGCTTGAGTACTTCCAGCAGTAGGATTTATTCTATCATCTATGAAACTATCATCATATGAACTGTTGTCTCtatcatcctcttcatcatcagATACTTCTACTTCTGAAGATACCCTGAGAAGAACCAAATTCAAAGAAGTCATTGGAATTTTTGTTATGTCCGTCTCCCCTAGCCTCAACACACCATACCAGAAACTCCCAGACAATTCCATTCAGAATGAACAAAGCaaataaaagcaaaagcaaataTCTTGTTTGACAGAATGAAAAATCATATAAACAAGCAACAATGATCTTACTCAGCTTCCTCCTCGATAAAGTCTTTGGCATGGGTGAATGAAACTTTCTGCTTACCTGGATGCAGTAACAACAGCTCAGTGATGCCAATAAGATCAAGACATAATATCTACTTCAATGGAAGTAACAGCCATTAGACTAATTCAAATTTCAAGAACTATCATTATCAGGACTCCAGCTCAGAGATAAACGAAATGGGCTACTTGGTTGGAGAAGGATAAAACTAGAAGACCTATATCATCTTTCTTGAGCAGCATCTGAAATATAATATTCCACCAAAATGAAGCACTATGTTTAAACACAGTAATTGACGCAAGAAATCGTTATTACCTCTGATGTGCTTCGGTGGGCTAGATTTGCTAAAGGACCTGCCAAGGTTCTTTATAGGTcctttgtaattttctttcatagCTTTGGAAGGCTTCTTTCCTCCAAAGTCCCCAAACTTGCGCAACCTTTTAAACTTGCGTGTTTGCTGAACATCCTTTGATGCCTCTCCAGAACTCAAGCGCCAATCTTTACTACAACTGCTGTTGGTTAGATTAACTAACGGAGTATGAATTgcctcgttgactggagaaccTGACGTGCATCCTTCGGCATTGGCACTATTTCTCATTGTGCATAATGGAGTTTGAATTTTTCCATCAGATGACGAAGCAGCGACATATGCTTTCAAATTGGGACCATTGTCCATCTTGACATTTCCATTCCCATCAAAATTTAAACTTTTTGATGAGATGTCAGTACATAATTTGGCTGGGGAAACACATTCCGGAGACAAAAAGTTATTCTTTCTCCCTTCACAATTAGATTTCTTCGCAGAGAGAACAGTACAATTTTTAACAGTCTTCCCAGCTACATCTGGAGAACACTTAGGATGTGCACAACAGAATTCATCCTCACATTGGAAACTTACACAAACCGTATGCTCTTTTGGATGGGAATAGTTACTAGTCTCACCAATAGGAGACTCTGGAACAAGCCCTCTCTCCATCAAATTAGTAAGTCGGGGACTCAGCTCCACATCCTTGCAATCACTTGCGGACTCATTAGCAAACAATGTTGGTGGTCTATTTGCCGTATCTGGTGTCACAAGAGTGCTGTCTTCTGAATTTACCACAAACATTCTGTATGGTTTCGGTGTCCTCAACACAGTGCTCTCTAATCCATGCAGTGAGTTTTCCCGACGATCATTACAGTTTCCCAAACAGGAATTTAGCACAGAATCATGGTTTTTGCATCGAGTCTCAGCAGAGTTTATCaagtttggtttggtctggatATGTGTTTCACTGTGATCACCAGAAGATATCATAGGAAAGGGATCTTGCTTCATGCATCTCAATAGGTCTTTGCTATCTGATTTAACAGTCTCATTAGATTTTCTAGCCAAAGGAAGCACAGGGACAGACGCAATCAGGACCCTCCCATGGGCACCAATAGATACAAAATCTGCTGCAAATAAGAAGCAGTGAGGAGGATGTTTCTGGGTTAAAGAATCTGGTTCATAAATCTCCTCCTTACTCCTTGTGGTTCCCTGAGGGGAAGCTTCATGAGAAATATCTCTCTGTATGTTTGCCTCTGGATAGATCTGGATGCTAATCGAATCTGTAGATGCATGTGGAATTTTCAGTTATTAGAAGTTAAGCAGCTATGAAAGGAATATAAGTTGAGAATTATCATTCGTAGTTGCAAGATTAGTATGGCATGTCAATATGTATTAGGATGTAACAATTTTAAACTTCCCAGAGCCTAATGAGTATATAACCATTGGTTTTGCCCAGatgaaaagccccaatttaCGGATTGGTTTCTTGGATCACTACCCAATTTGATTAGTAGTCTACGGATCACCAAAAGGGCCACAGTGAAAAGAGTAACTAGCTTCTGGTCTAGGCCCCAGAGCCATAGTTGTCGCATCGTCTAAGTGACCCAAGTCGATCGAGGGGGCTGGGAGGAGAGGGTAACAGTGGCAGGGGCCACTGGAAGGTGGTTGGGCATGGAGGACAGGGGAGGCTCAAGAGGATGTTAAATCAGgctatttcttcatttttaataatatttcaaATGCTTCTATTGGATGATGTATTTTTCAGTACTTaagaatgtgtggaaaatggttATATGAGAGAAGGATACAGTAGGCTACAACATACACTAGCAACCTAGGGGCCCAAGCCAAACTAcaattttttgtgttttttttctccCCAATCTAATGATTTGAATGTGTTATCATGCTTAAATATGCTTTCCCTAAAGTTTGAAGGCAAAATTTTAACGTATTGAAAACCGAAATgcaatattctttttcttttcttttcttttttatttgctcCTTTTTTCTGCCAAAATGTACAAAATCTCGACCAAAAATTCAATATTTTgcgaaatattttggtttcaacctTGGTCAAAACCCTGGTCGTAATCGATATTTTGAACCTTACTCATTTAGGCACGTCTAGCTTGCTAAGCACCTGGCCACTGCCTTGGCTCACCTTGTCGCCATGATAACAATGGTTTAAAGAGTcgagattttcatttttatcttaTCATCCTTGGGATAATTACTGCCTGCAAATAAGCTTAATACTTTTATTTCAGTATCATGTGTGTGGTTGCTAGATACATGATTATCCCAGGAAAGCCCATCGTATTCTTATTTCAAACCCCTAACCATCCATAAACAATTAGAAATCATGCTATGTTTAGAAAACCCCAGAAACCAACTAAAGAAATGTTTTTAGCATACAAGGCTTGTAGTTTGCTTTTTTAACCCCGCTTCCACATATAGGGCAATGATAATCATCCATACATCTCTAGTATCTCAACCATACCCAAGCAGATTGATATAGGATTATTTCAAAGCTAAACCAATTCCAAAAGAAATGGACTAATGGGACCGGCAGGAACCAAATATATCAATCCATTTTATAAAATTTGAAGCAACTTGAACAAATAACACAAGCAGAATCAATTTGTGCAATTCCAGGATCAATCAATTATCTGACCATTCTTTAGCAGCATTTCAACAATTTCAATATAATTTCAAGAATAAAATCAATATCCAAACCAGATAGCAAAACAGCAGAACATGACTATTAGAGAAAAGCTACCAATATTTTATCACAACTATGGCAAAAGAAACCTTCCCGATATACTAagaaataaatcataaattccTCCCCTTAATTAAGCTGAGATAACTTTCCCAATCGCAAGTTTGAGCTAGGCAAGAATTTTTATCAGTTAATGAATGGTGATACCTTTCCCATCCTTGTCATATTCTGTAACATTGTCAGCTTCCAACCCTTGACATGGAGAGACTGCACCCTAAACCAAATGAAAATACACAATTATATGAAAATCCTTGAAATACATTGAAGAAAAATGGCTCTATAGAAAATAGATCCTCAACCTCATCCAAAGGGGTTTTGATATCCTTTGAAAGTGACAGCCCTCTTAAATGTTGCATGGCATCAATCAGCATCCCTGTTCTGGATGAGTGCATTATTCTATTCATTGGGGAAGGAAATGCCTGGAAGTTGGGAAAAGCGATAAGTGATGGTCTCCATGTACCCTCTGTCGAAGCATCGAAGTGCTTTGCAATTAATTCAGCCTCAGCATCTGAGATTTTGTGTATAAATGAGGAGCTGTGCTCAGGATCATCTTTCACATTCCTTCCACGAGGAACATATTGTTCAATTGAGAATTCAACAAACTGAACTTCTGGTTTGCAAATATGCGGAATCTAAaacaagaaatgattttaaCTTTATAAACGCAAGAATATtaaatcaaaaaaagaaaaagaggaaccTTGTGTAGTTACCATCCTGGGACTGGAATGGAAATCGAAACAGTGCATCCCCCCATTACGCATGTGTTTCCTTACAGCCTTGCCGCTAGCTTTCTTTCGCAAGTATCCCTTCAGTTCTGATCCTTCGCAAGCTAAAACTAGTGCCACTTGTCAAGGAAGCTAATATTAAGAAGCATAAAAGAAATCCCATGTGAGAGTTGAtgtctgattttttttctttcccacttCTTGTGGGGAGAGGAACACAACCAAAAAGGAAGTTAATTGTATGTCCATGCTCATCAATTTTCAGTATTCCATTCCAGAGGAAAGCGTGCAACTTTCAGCCAAAAGGATATCAACTCTTCCATCTTGTTTCCTTCCTGTCCTACCCATGCGCTGGATCATTCTCAAAGGTGAGATATTGGCATCAAAGCATATTACAAGATCAACTTCCATGATATCAAGACCTTCTTCACCAATTGATGTCGCAACAATTACATTGTATCCACCAGCACGGAATTTCTGCATGTGAATAATGAAGCAACTTTACACAGGtataaataagaaatagaaacaaggaTTACAAGGTTACCTGTAAAACAGCCTGTTGTACTTTCTGTGTCTGCCCTTTCAAAGCCTTTCCTGTTAAAATTTTAAACAATAAGAAACTTCACTTTTTGAGACTGAACAATATTCCCTTCAATTCTTCTCACACAACTATTtttcatcataaaaaaattaaaaataagtgGGAGAAATGGTTAATGAATTTGTGAATTCTATCAGAGGCTATATGTACAAAAGATTTGTTGATAGATACAAAATATATCACAAAATGTATAAAATATGGCCAATATCTTGGATTGACGTCACATTTTCCCATAATGTATGATACTTGGGGCATTACTTTTTGTGACACTATACCAAACCTGTAAAACAGTAACTataagagagaggaagaagaaagagagcagTGAAAAAAGATGGAGAAGAGAGGGGGAGCTAGAACCACGATAGGAATTGATTGTGTTCTATCATGGTCTAGCTTTGTATATTACATCAAGTGATCAAATCTTAATAGGAAACCTATTGAGAGTCTAAGTCTAACTACAATAgaagtaaataactaaaaggaaaataataaactaattacAACTGAACATTATCCGAAGACAACTGCTAACTCAATTGGTCTGTGCTTGCCAATAGAGTGCAGAATCTCACGAGATCATGGGTTCCACTCTCCTGCCTTCACCTTGTGCCTTAAAGGCACCcctttcactcccctcccctcccctcccctccctctctAGTAGTTGTAGTCAAAGTCCCATGGAGTAATGTAGAACTaaaatcacaagtgatcctaatcgtaggcaagatctgaaattctggctgaatagagaagatgtcctccaaagGCTTAGTTCTAACTCTCAAACagtctctcacagcaaacaaataaaaggaaaataagaaaagaaagagaattcgatggagggttgagaagagaaaagaagaactaGGGAATGgacatctcacccctcaggtttaaGCATCTACCTAGGGCATCTCACACAACTGTATCTCACAAcacaacaacataagc from Macadamia integrifolia cultivar HAES 741 chromosome 14, SCU_Mint_v3, whole genome shotgun sequence encodes the following:
- the LOC122061690 gene encoding DEAD-box ATP-dependent RNA helicase FANCM isoform X1, producing MASSSIPLEVIDDDEDEFDWEAAVQEIDVACQGASASTSYNAKDFANPFRSDTILKRSWDNGLRENNLSKQKQSGGARQSTLDKFIGGVNQRNVPDKRPIIHTVDDNDMVDEVSCSVSIDLEAAKTWIYPVNVPLRDYQLSITKTALFTNTLVALPTGLGKTLIAAVVMYNYFRWFPEGKIVFVAPSRPLVMQQIEACHNIVGIPQEWTTDMTGLMSPSKRSCFWKTKRVFFVTPQVLEKDIQSGTCFVKHLVCLVIDEAHRAMGNYSYCVAVRELMAVPVQLRILALTATPGSKQQTIQKVIDNLNISTLEYRNESDPDVSPYVHNRKLELVQVAMGKDATEINNLLLEVIRPFVARLCAIGVLPSRDFQTLSPCELLNSRDKFRQAPPTAVPHTKYGEVEGYFGVLITLYHIRKLLSSHGIRPAYEMLEEKLKQGASARLLSKNEVIWKAKLQMERSLSHGAPNPKLVKMMEILTDHFKSNDPKKSRVIIFSNFRGSVRDIMDSLSKIGELIKATEFIGQSSGKALKGQTQKVQQAVLQKFRAGGYNVIVATSIGEEGLDIMEVDLVICFDANISPLRMIQRMGRTGRKQDGRVVVLACEGSELKGYLRKKASGKAVRKHMRNGGMHCFDFHSSPRMIPHICKPEVQFVEFSIEQYVPRGRNVKDDPEHSSSFIHKISDAEAELIAKHFDASTEGTWRPSLIAFPNFQAFPSPMNRIMHSSRTGMLIDAMQHLRGLSLSKDIKTPLDEGAVSPCQGLEADNVTEYDKDGKDSISIQIYPEANIQRDISHEASPQGTTRSKEEIYEPDSLTQKHPPHCFLFAADFVSIGAHGRVLIASVPVLPLARKSNETVKSDSKDLLRCMKQDPFPMISSGDHSETHIQTKPNLINSAETRCKNHDSVLNSCLGNCNDRRENSLHGLESTVLRTPKPYRMFVVNSEDSTLVTPDTANRPPTLFANESASDCKDVELSPRLTNLMERGLVPESPIGETSNYSHPKEHTVCVSFQCEDEFCCAHPKCSPDVAGKTVKNCTVLSAKKSNCEGRKNNFLSPECVSPAKLCTDISSKSLNFDGNGNVKMDNGPNLKAYVAASSSDGKIQTPLCTMRNSANAEGCTSGSPVNEAIHTPLVNLTNSSCSKDWRLSSGEASKDVQQTRKFKRLRKFGDFGGKKPSKAMKENYKGPIKNLGRSFSKSSPPKHIRGKQKVSFTHAKDFIEEEAEVSSEVEVSDDEEDDRDNSSYDDSFIDDRINPTAGSTQAAAGVDMMAIYRRSLLTQSPRENQRDRLTNFSPDLLQSARVADSGSCSSEKVKYSLQTPQTGLYSGNLSDGSNSVSYQMGLEKNSLVTVHGETDSMQREESKIERRKRKLSFIQVGSVPKSCLRQEGLFQSLATGTTSLDVQALRDNTNGDAFDDDQFYEGLDFDEMEAQASKLLQLKPEVPIEGRQMVDLNPCIEEGQNLNSPSFDLGI
- the LOC122061690 gene encoding DEAD-box ATP-dependent RNA helicase FANCM isoform X3; translated protein: MGNYSYCVAVRELMAVPVQLRILALTATPGSKQQTIQKVIDNLNISTLEYRNESDPDVSPYVHNRKLELVQVAMGKDATEINNLLLEVIRPFVARLCAIGVLPSRDFQTLSPCELLNSRDKFRQAPPTAVPHTKYGEVEGYFGVLITLYHIRKLLSSHGIRPAYEMLEEKLKQGASARLLSKNEVIWKAKLQMERSLSHGAPNPKLVKMMEILTDHFKSNDPKKSRVIIFSNFRGSVRDIMDSLSKIGELIKATEFIGQSSGKALKGQTQKVQQAVLQKFRAGGYNVIVATSIGEEGLDIMEVDLVICFDANISPLRMIQRMGRTGRKQDGRVVVLACEGSELKGYLRKKASGKAVRKHMRNGGMHCFDFHSSPRMIPHICKPEVQFVEFSIEQYVPRGRNVKDDPEHSSSFIHKISDAEAELIAKHFDASTEGTWRPSLIAFPNFQAFPSPMNRIMHSSRTGMLIDAMQHLRGLSLSKDIKTPLDEGAVSPCQGLEADNVTEYDKDGKDSISIQIYPEANIQRDISHEASPQGTTRSKEEIYEPDSLTQKHPPHCFLFAADFVSIGAHGRVLIASVPVLPLARKSNETVKSDSKDLLRCMKQDPFPMISSGDHSETHIQTKPNLINSAETRCKNHDSVLNSCLGNCNDRRENSLHGLESTVLRTPKPYRMFVVNSEDSTLVTPDTANRPPTLFANESASDCKDVELSPRLTNLMERGLVPESPIGETSNYSHPKEHTVCVSFQCEDEFCCAHPKCSPDVAGKTVKNCTVLSAKKSNCEGRKNNFLSPECVSPAKLCTDISSKSLNFDGNGNVKMDNGPNLKAYVAASSSDGKIQTPLCTMRNSANAEGCTSGSPVNEAIHTPLVNLTNSSCSKDWRLSSGEASKDVQQTRKFKRLRKFGDFGGKKPSKAMKENYKGPIKNLGRSFSKSSPPKHIRGKQKVSFTHAKDFIEEEAEVSSEVEVSDDEEDDRDNSSYDDSFIDDRINPTAGSTQAAAGVDMMAIYRRSLLTQSPRENQRDRLTNFSPDLLQSARVADSGSCSSEKVKYSLQTPQTGLYSGNLSDGSNSVSYQMGLEKNSLVTVHGETDSMQREESKIERRKRKLSFIQVGSVPKSCLRQEGLFQSLATGTTSLDVQALRDNTNGDAFDDDQFYEGLDFDEMEAQASKLLQLKPEVPIEGRQMVDLNPCIEEGQNLNSPSFDLGI
- the LOC122061690 gene encoding DEAD-box ATP-dependent RNA helicase FANCM isoform X2, whose translation is MTRERSFARTCFVKHLVCLVIDEAHRAMGNYSYCVAVRELMAVPVQLRILALTATPGSKQQTIQKVIDNLNISTLEYRNESDPDVSPYVHNRKLELVQVAMGKDATEINNLLLEVIRPFVARLCAIGVLPSRDFQTLSPCELLNSRDKFRQAPPTAVPHTKYGEVEGYFGVLITLYHIRKLLSSHGIRPAYEMLEEKLKQGASARLLSKNEVIWKAKLQMERSLSHGAPNPKLVKMMEILTDHFKSNDPKKSRVIIFSNFRGSVRDIMDSLSKIGELIKATEFIGQSSGKALKGQTQKVQQAVLQKFRAGGYNVIVATSIGEEGLDIMEVDLVICFDANISPLRMIQRMGRTGRKQDGRVVVLACEGSELKGYLRKKASGKAVRKHMRNGGMHCFDFHSSPRMIPHICKPEVQFVEFSIEQYVPRGRNVKDDPEHSSSFIHKISDAEAELIAKHFDASTEGTWRPSLIAFPNFQAFPSPMNRIMHSSRTGMLIDAMQHLRGLSLSKDIKTPLDEGAVSPCQGLEADNVTEYDKDGKDSISIQIYPEANIQRDISHEASPQGTTRSKEEIYEPDSLTQKHPPHCFLFAADFVSIGAHGRVLIASVPVLPLARKSNETVKSDSKDLLRCMKQDPFPMISSGDHSETHIQTKPNLINSAETRCKNHDSVLNSCLGNCNDRRENSLHGLESTVLRTPKPYRMFVVNSEDSTLVTPDTANRPPTLFANESASDCKDVELSPRLTNLMERGLVPESPIGETSNYSHPKEHTVCVSFQCEDEFCCAHPKCSPDVAGKTVKNCTVLSAKKSNCEGRKNNFLSPECVSPAKLCTDISSKSLNFDGNGNVKMDNGPNLKAYVAASSSDGKIQTPLCTMRNSANAEGCTSGSPVNEAIHTPLVNLTNSSCSKDWRLSSGEASKDVQQTRKFKRLRKFGDFGGKKPSKAMKENYKGPIKNLGRSFSKSSPPKHIRGKQKVSFTHAKDFIEEEAEVSSEVEVSDDEEDDRDNSSYDDSFIDDRINPTAGSTQAAAGVDMMAIYRRSLLTQSPRENQRDRLTNFSPDLLQSARVADSGSCSSEKVKYSLQTPQTGLYSGNLSDGSNSVSYQMGLEKNSLVTVHGETDSMQREESKIERRKRKLSFIQVGSVPKSCLRQEGLFQSLATGTTSLDVQALRDNTNGDAFDDDQFYEGLDFDEMEAQASKLLQLKPEVPIEGRQMVDLNPCIEEGQNLNSPSFDLGI